ATAATGTCACTATGATCGATTATTCGTATATATTTTAAGATCCTTGTCTCATTAAGACAAGGATTTGTTGATGGAGTATCAGCTTAACTCAAATGGGATAAAATACCCCATTTTGTTTAGCATGCTTTACAAAATAATGTATCTCTATTTCCTTAAATATTCAGGATAAGGTATGAGTCAGATAGTTCCACCTTATTTTTCTTATCTCATGAATCGCATGAAAATTACAACAAAATGATGAACTGACTCGTATTAGGACACCACAAATTTTCAAGGTTTCGGGTGTGAACTACAAAGCGGTTCATGTGGTTTTTACCAGGGTACTATGGTTTCGTCCATAGAGGAGATATATTGAAAGCCCAATTACAAGCCAAACAATACATCGTATATATGAGGGTGTGTGGAGGTTTAGGAAAAGAAAAAGACAGATGAGGATACTTGCAAGAGGAAGATACGGGGCCGGGGGAGATTTGAATGGCCGGTAAATGTCTGGACTTGTTCTGCGGAGGATGATGACTGAACATGATACAAACATGAAGGCAAACAACACCCCGGTATGAGCAAGTTCTGCTGCTTCAAGGAGTGGGAGAAATCCTGCAAGAATTGCAGAGCTGGGAAATATGATCCGATGTTTTAAGGAGATAATTAAGTCCCGCAGTTTTCTGTGGGTTCCATTTTATAGGCCCGGTCTTTAGCCCCCGGATCCGGCCCATAGTTGATACGATTCGATCACTGGATCTTGTTTATGTCAACTCCATGCATTACTTCATATGAAAGGCTATTAACCTGTTTGAGACGGCAATGCCGAAAAAAGTATTCTTAATAGCGAGTGAATGACATATGTGTTATGAGAATTTTATTGTATGAACAGTTGACAAATAGCGATGACTTGTTGGAACACATCTCACATCCAATACCGCTATGAACTAGGTGAAACTATGCGAAAACCAGTATCGGGACTTCTCTTCCGCTAAATCCTTTCATCCGATCCCATTATAATAATCCATTATGTCCAACTTCTCCTTTACCACTCCGGAAAGCAGACAACGCTGGGAGACCAACGCCGATCATTGGGACGCCCGTATGGGTGACAAGTCTAATCTGTTCCATCGCACCATTGTCCGTCCGCATACTGAAGAATTGCTTAAGGTCCAGTGTGGCGATCTCGTGCTTGATATTGCCTGTGGAACCGGGAATTTTTCAGAACGACTCGCAGAGTTGGGGGCAAAGGTCGTAGCTTTCGATTTCTCTAAAAAAATGATTGGGCATGCCCGGAGACGGCGTTCGTCCCATACAGAAAAGATTGAATTCTACGAATGCGATGCAACAGATTATGATCAGTTAATTGCCCTCAAAAAAGACAGACCATTTGACAAGGCGGTTGCAAACATGGCGGTCATGGACATCGCCGATATTGGACCGCTCTTTAAGGCTGTTTCTGAAATGTTAAAACCTGGCGGAGTTTTTGTTTTTTCAACACATCATCCCTGTTTTATAAAACCTAGCGGGAAATACTTTACTTCATGCGTCCATGAAGGCGAGGGTCTTGTCGGTCAGCCAGTGAAACAACTTTATTATCACCGACCTTTACAGGAAATTCTCGGAAATGGTTTTTCATCGTGTTTTGTCATGGATGGATTTTTTGAGGAGCCAGATGATGATCCGGAGTTTCCGGTCATTATAATTGTACGGATGAGAAAAACGTGAAATTAATCATTGCGTTGAAATTGTTTGATACCACTGGGTGATTAGACAAAGTTTAGAGGAATATAACGGATCATCTTTTCAGGTCCTCACCACGAAGCAGCCCAAATAGTAACAAATGAGAAGGTAAGGTGAAACATGCCAGAATTTGAATGGGGGCCCGATGTTGTGAAACTCCGGGAATAGATTTATTCGCTCATCTCTTTTACAGAGAAAGCCTCAATCCTTGATATTGGGTGTGGCTCTGGGAATGATCTTATCCGCTTCGGGAAGCGGTGTGGTGCAGAGGCGAGACTTGTCGGAATCTGCCATCAAATCAGTTGAAAAAGCCCCCTAAAAATTTTATTCGTTATAATAGCAGGTACATAGAAAAATCTTGTATTTATGGGATATTATATCTCAAAACCATCCTCTGAAAATCTGTAAAATTACATACTCATTTACTCCCTATAAGTTATTTCAATTAACCTAGTATTTAAATCAAATATTATTTATACATTATATGTTAGATATTATCACCTCGATAATGATCGTTGAACTTGTTATCCCTAAGTTTCCAAAATAACCCCTTGGGTTGATTATTGGAGAATAAAATGTCTCAAAGAAATTTAAAAGCAAATAACACTTTAATGCTCATTGCATTCGTACTTATTACGTTTACAATTTCCGTGAGTATTGTATCAGCAGCAGGTGGAACACATACAATTACTGATATGACCGGTAATACTGTAACAGTTCCTGATGATATTAATAAAGTCGTCACATTCAATGCAATCCCTGTATTAAACAGTTACATCATTGCTCTTGGAAAAGGTGACACTATTATGAATAGCCTCTCCTCAATGGCAAACACACCATACACGAAATATCAGACTATTTTAGCACCACAGATAGAAAGTGGAGTAGATTTAGGAAAAGCTGCTCCTAATGCTGAGCAGGTCATGGCCATGAATCCTGATGTAGTCATAACGTCTGAAAAATCCACTGTAGATGCGTTAAACAAAACGACCATCCCGGTTGTCTTTGTCCCAAGTACAATGGGGGATAATGCGCAGAATGAAAAAGTGATGACAGTTCTGGGTAAGGTATTTAACCAGGAATCTAAAGCTGATGAATACAATACGTTTAGTGATGAGGTTGCTGCCAACTTAAAGTCAAAACTTGGGACGATTTCTGATGATCAGAAACCAAAAGTTCTGAACATGTGGGCACCAACACTCGCGGTATTTAATTCCAGTGGATGGGTTGTTCCTGCTGGTGGTAAGGATGCTTTTGATTCATCCAGTATTAAGGGTGGGTATGGTGGCGTTACAGTCAGATACCAGGGAAATGTTGAAGAAGTCCAAAAATGGAATCCAGATGTTATTGTTGTAAGAGACCCAACTGACATTCCGTATCTAAAAGGAAATTCACAGTTCAGCAACATCAATGCAGTAAAGAATGATAAGATATATGTCTGTCCTGCCGGGCTCATGACGTGGGTAGGAGGAGCAGAAGTTCCACTCATGGCAGAATGGATAGCAACCAAGTTACATCCGGACAAAGTTTCTGAATCTGATCTGGTAAAAGACACCAAAGAATTATACAAGAAGTTCTTTGCATATGATTTAACAGACGCTCAGGCAAAGAACATAATTAATGGAACCCCCTAATTGGGTTATTCATTCATTTTTAATCTGTTTTTTCAAGTTGATAGTGTGATAATTGTTGAAATAAATTGCACATTGAATATTTCCCCCTTGTTTTTCCTGAACAAAAGACACAAGGATGAGATAATGAACAGGCGATTGCTACCCGAATAGAACCTGGAGACCAGAACAAATCCATTCTCTGTGGCCATTTCTAATCTTTGAAACATATTTTACTAAAGTGTTCAAAAGAGGAGATTAAAATTGTTTGAGAAACTACTAGAAAAAGCAAGATCTGGTGAGATTACAAAAGAACTTGCTCTAGAGATCCTTACTAAATCTAAAAAACCTGAAAACGCCCTAAAACTTTTTGAAATGGCATCGAAGGTTCGTAATGAAGTCATAGGGCCAAACCTATTGTGGGCTGGAGGAGGAATTCGTGCAACTGTACCATGTAAGATAGAGCCCAGATGTAAGTATTGTTCATTTTATTTGCGAGGTGAATTTAAACTCGAAACCATCATTTCATGTGTAAAAATTATGGAAGAAATAGGAATGAGAGAGATTCATCTGGTTGGAGGAGCGAATCTCCAGGGATATGATGAAGAAGTTCTGGAATTAATCAAGGCAATCAGATCAGTTTCAAATATAGCAATAGGATTAAATTTTGGTTGTTCATTATCAGAAGATACCATTCGTCTTCTCAAAGGAATGAATATCTTTGGTATCACAATCGCTATTGAAACAATAAATGAAGAACTCTTTAAAGCATCAAAACCTGGTGATAGCCTCAAACTGAAAAAAGAAATGTTTACAATCTGTGAACGGGTAGGTATGCCAATTCATGCTATGCTTTTTGTTGGATTGGGAGGAACTCTTGAAGATAGGATAAATCTAATTTATTTTGTAAAGCAATTTTCTCACCTCTCAACACTTTCATTCTCCAGATTCTTTCCTTTTTCAGGAACACCATTTCAAGATCATCAACGATGTTCACCATGGGATGTTGCAACAACTATCGCTGTTGCACGACTGGTGTTACCAAAAATTAATCTATCAATAGCAGCAGGCAATACTGTTGATGACATACCTCTTTGGTATATTGCCGGAGGTGGGAATCAAATTCAAGGGGTTTATACCACAGAGAAGAATTTTCCACTCGGACCAGGAGAAATTATGGTACCTGTTGATGAGGATCATATAATTATAAACCGCATGCCAATAGTGCAGCATTATCTTGAGGATATGGATGTTTCAATCAGGTAATGAGCAATAATATTTTAATGTCTCATCGCAGATTAAAAATTCAGAAAAATAAAATTACAGTGAGCTCCCTGGCACAAAATACAATTTCAAAGTATTTTATAAAGGAAAAAAATAATCGATATAAGAGAATTAATACCTGATATCAGTTATTCCAACTTCTGCAAGCATTGCTCCTGCCACTGGTATGGTATTACAATACTCCATTCTGTTTTCATACTTCACAGCAGTGTGAAGGAACCAGGGTTTTTTGTATGAAGGAACCCGAGATATGTGGATGCCTCCTATCCTGTTTCCACCTCCGGCATTCACCCAAACCGGAATGTCATCATAACTCCATCCTGCTGCAGGTCCAATATCGATATTTCGCAAAACCAACCGCATAATTGCAATTATTCTTGCTCCCTCGGTCGTAGAACAACGGGGGTGGTTCTCAAGTGGAGTTCCCTTATTTGGGAAGAAACGACTCACATATACACTTTCGAGGTTTTCATACTGCTTTACATGGAATATGAAATCTGCATAATCCTGATATCTGGATGGCTCTATATTTAGCCCTGCTAACATACCAGTCCCAAGACCAAATCCTAAATCGCTGATCTGTTGTGCAAGGGCCTTTTTCTTTTCAAGACTGTCCCCTGCTTTGAATTTAGAAAATAACTTGGGATTAATAACCTCAAAAGACGAACCAACTTTAGTAACTCCAAGATCCTTCAAAGCCACTAAGGAGGCAAGAGAAAGACCTGCCCCAACATTTACAGTAATCTCGGATTTAGATATCTTTCTAATCTCCTCAACTATTGAAACCACATCACTTCCATCACTCGTGAGGGTTGTACCTCCACTTAAATGAAAATTGGTTATTCCATGTTCATCCAGATATCTGACTCCCGTCAGGATTTCATCAATTGTTAATGCGGTTGATGGTTTTACCCAATATGGACAGTATGCACAAAGAGGATCAAGGGTACAGGGGAGGATTGTAGCGATTCCCCCACTCCACTGAAAACTTCTTCCCTTCTCACTGTCTCTCACATGGGCTGCAGTAATAAATAATTGTTGAGCTTTTGCGAAATTCTCTGTTTCCTTAAAAAGAAAAACTGCTTCATCAGATGTAATTTCATCTGATTCAGCCTGCTTTAAAATTGATTCGAATGAGAAGTTCATACTCATTCTCATGAATTTTTCATGGCTATCTGGTCATCAGTAAGATCAGAGACTTTGTAGAATTTTTGGAAGAAATTCCTCGTTTCCTTTGGAATATCAAATGGCATCTGATCCGGGTATAACGTTTCAGTTACCCACATAAGACCGATAATTGATGTAATTCCGTCAGGGAATTCATATTTAGGTACGCAATATACCCGGTCATTTTTCATGGCTGTAGTATCTTTCCATACCGGGTCATTCATAATGTCATTTGTTACATTGGTATTTTGAGCGATGATAACATCTGGATTCCATTTGATGATGTCTTCTACAGACACCTCAATTCCTTCGTTTGTCTTATCACCACTCAAGGTTACTGCATCTGCATATGGAATACCGCCAGCATCTCTCACAATTGAGGACATAATTGTTGCAGATCCTGGAACCGTCTTAGAGGTTGCTCCTGTATAGAATACCCTTAGTTTTTTATCGTCTGGTATCTTTGAACTTGCATCTTTTACCCGGTTTATGGTATCTTTCCAATAATCAGCGAGTTCATTCCCTTCTTTTTCATTTCCAACAACCTTACCCATAAATCTGAATGATGGCTCATAATCTTCAATTGTATCTTTTTTGACCGTAACCACCGGAATGTTGAAAGTGTCCTGTTCTTTATCAACATTTGGATCCTTTGTCATTGAAACAATTACATCTGGCTTAAGTGAGATCACCTGTTCATTATTTAGACCCTTAAAATAAACTCCTGTAACTGGTAAACTTCCGAATAATTTCTGGCCTTCTTTTGACATAAGATAGGTTCTTGATTTTGAAACCATGTCTATGCTGGCTAGTTTTTCGGGAGCTAATCGCCATGCCATATATGTCGGGATAGGATGAAGGCAGGATATATTTGTGATTGGATTGGGGATTGTAACATCTCTTCCGGCTAGATCAGTAACGATTTGCGTCCCTGTCTGACCTGATGATGTTGATGCAGCAAACGCACTGGGAATACTCAGTAATCCTAGAATTAAGAGTACTGCAATCAAAGACTTACATGACTGATTGAAATTAAAATACCTCATGTCTACCTCTTGTAGTATGAATCAACATGACAATCTGATAAGATGTGAATACAAATGCTACAACATATCCCTCAATAACCATTTAAACATTCGAATTTATCCTGAAAGAATAATATTAAGATAAGGTATTAAACTAAAGTTTATCTTACTATAGGCAATCAGGTTTGAATTCGAATTAATTAATTAGTGAGGATGCAATATCTTTGAGTATTCTGATGTCAGATCAGATCTCCTATATTATCATTATATTATGTTGTAATAACTACTTTTGTAATTGAGTTTAGTTTTTTATTTATTATATTGATTAATTTTAAATATGATAGTTTATTATTTACTCTTCTTTA
This Methanospirillum lacunae DNA region includes the following protein-coding sequences:
- a CDS encoding amino acid permease C-terminal domain-containing protein; the protein is MFVSCSVIILRRTSPDIYRPFKSPPAPYLPLASILICLFLFLNLHTPSYIRCIVWLVIGLSIYLLYGRNHSTLVKTT
- a CDS encoding class I SAM-dependent methyltransferase, which codes for MSNFSFTTPESRQRWETNADHWDARMGDKSNLFHRTIVRPHTEELLKVQCGDLVLDIACGTGNFSERLAELGAKVVAFDFSKKMIGHARRRRSSHTEKIEFYECDATDYDQLIALKKDRPFDKAVANMAVMDIADIGPLFKAVSEMLKPGGVFVFSTHHPCFIKPSGKYFTSCVHEGEGLVGQPVKQLYYHRPLQEILGNGFSSCFVMDGFFEEPDDDPEFPVIIIVRMRKT
- a CDS encoding ABC transporter substrate-binding protein, with protein sequence MSQRNLKANNTLMLIAFVLITFTISVSIVSAAGGTHTITDMTGNTVTVPDDINKVVTFNAIPVLNSYIIALGKGDTIMNSLSSMANTPYTKYQTILAPQIESGVDLGKAAPNAEQVMAMNPDVVITSEKSTVDALNKTTIPVVFVPSTMGDNAQNEKVMTVLGKVFNQESKADEYNTFSDEVAANLKSKLGTISDDQKPKVLNMWAPTLAVFNSSGWVVPAGGKDAFDSSSIKGGYGGVTVRYQGNVEEVQKWNPDVIVVRDPTDIPYLKGNSQFSNINAVKNDKIYVCPAGLMTWVGGAEVPLMAEWIATKLHPDKVSESDLVKDTKELYKKFFAYDLTDAQAKNIINGTP
- a CDS encoding radical SAM protein translates to MFEKLLEKARSGEITKELALEILTKSKKPENALKLFEMASKVRNEVIGPNLLWAGGGIRATVPCKIEPRCKYCSFYLRGEFKLETIISCVKIMEEIGMREIHLVGGANLQGYDEEVLELIKAIRSVSNIAIGLNFGCSLSEDTIRLLKGMNIFGITIAIETINEELFKASKPGDSLKLKKEMFTICERVGMPIHAMLFVGLGGTLEDRINLIYFVKQFSHLSTLSFSRFFPFSGTPFQDHQRCSPWDVATTIAVARLVLPKINLSIAAGNTVDDIPLWYIAGGGNQIQGVYTTEKNFPLGPGEIMVPVDEDHIIINRMPIVQHYLEDMDVSIR
- a CDS encoding radical SAM protein → MNFSFESILKQAESDEITSDEAVFLFKETENFAKAQQLFITAAHVRDSEKGRSFQWSGGIATILPCTLDPLCAYCPYWVKPSTALTIDEILTGVRYLDEHGITNFHLSGGTTLTSDGSDVVSIVEEIRKISKSEITVNVGAGLSLASLVALKDLGVTKVGSSFEVINPKLFSKFKAGDSLEKKKALAQQISDLGFGLGTGMLAGLNIEPSRYQDYADFIFHVKQYENLESVYVSRFFPNKGTPLENHPRCSTTEGARIIAIMRLVLRNIDIGPAAGWSYDDIPVWVNAGGGNRIGGIHISRVPSYKKPWFLHTAVKYENRMEYCNTIPVAGAMLAEVGITDIRY
- a CDS encoding ABC transporter substrate-binding protein, giving the protein MRYFNFNQSCKSLIAVLLILGLLSIPSAFAASTSSGQTGTQIVTDLAGRDVTIPNPITNISCLHPIPTYMAWRLAPEKLASIDMVSKSRTYLMSKEGQKLFGSLPVTGVYFKGLNNEQVISLKPDVIVSMTKDPNVDKEQDTFNIPVVTVKKDTIEDYEPSFRFMGKVVGNEKEGNELADYWKDTINRVKDASSKIPDDKKLRVFYTGATSKTVPGSATIMSSIVRDAGGIPYADAVTLSGDKTNEGIEVSVEDIIKWNPDVIIAQNTNVTNDIMNDPVWKDTTAMKNDRVYCVPKYEFPDGITSIIGLMWVTETLYPDQMPFDIPKETRNFFQKFYKVSDLTDDQIAMKNS